The nucleotide sequence AACCGCGGCGAACTGCGCCATCCGCCCTGGACGTCGGAAGTCGCGGTCACCGGGGGGTACCTGTACGAGACACCCGTTCACCTGCTGGACATGGCGCGCCACCTGCTCGGTGAAGTCGTCGAGGTCCAGGGGCTGGCGCGGCAGAGCGTCTACGGCGAACCGGACGGTTTCGTGATGCTGTTGCGACACGAAAGCGGCGTGATCGCATCGCTGACCAGCGTCGCCCATGCAAGCTGGCTGTTTCCGTACGAGCGGGTGGAGATCTACGGCGAGCACTGCGCGGTCGTGACGGAGGGGGTAGAGCGCGTGACCTTCAGCCCCGGCGCGCACGAGGCCGCCGAGGCGCTCGACTGCCTGGCGGTCCCGTTCGAGCAGAAGTGGGGCTACGCGGAAGAGGACCGATCGTTCATCGACGCGGTGCTCGGTAGAAGCCCCCCGCCGGTCACCGCTGAAGACGGATACCGTGCCACGGAACTCGTCGAGGCCTGCTACCGGGCGGTTCGCACCGAGCAGCCGGTGCGCCTGCCGCTGGCGGAAGGGTGAGCGGCTGGACGGCCGTCCCCTTCCCAAGAGCGGACCGGATGGGGCACCGGCAGTCGGCCCGGGCGTGAGGCAGAGTTGATTGACAAGCGCGATGGTTTCTACCGGCTGATCGTAGCGGACATCGACGGCACCCTGGTGACGTCGGACCGTCGAATCCCCGTGGCGGTCGCAGACGCCGTCCGCCGGGCGCAGTCCCGCGGCGTGCGTGTCTGTCTGGCCACCGGCCGCATCTGGCGCTCGGCCCAGCCGTACGTTCGCGCTATGGGCGCGGACCCGCCGGTGATCCTGTACAATGGAGGGCTCGTGTACGACTTCGTCCGCGACGAAGTGCTGCGGCGCGTGCCGCTGGACCCCCAGCACGCAGCGTTGGCGCTCGGGTTGCTCCAACGGTTTCCGCGCGTGCGGCCCCACCTGTACGTGGACGACCGTGTGCTGGTGGATCGCCGCGACGAGGTCACCCAGGCCTACGAGCGCAAGGACGGGCTGCGTGTGGAGGAGGTGGGCGACCTGTTGCCCTTTGCCGCCGAGCAGCCGATGAAGATCCTGATCATCGGTCCGCGGGACGCACTCGTCGAGGTAGACCGCGCGATCGCCTCGCTCCGCGTGCCCGTCCAAGCGGTCTTCTCCGAGCAGACCTACCTGGAGATCCTCCCCTTCGGCAGCTCGAAGGGCGCTGCGCTCGCGACGGTCGCCGACCGGTTGGGCGTGCCGCTGGAGGAGACGATCGCCGTGGGAGACAACTTCAACGATCTCACGATGATCGAAGCAGCGGGGCTCGGCGTCGCGATGGGGAACGCGCCCGCTGAGCTGCGCGAGCGTGCGGACTTCGTGACGGCGAGCAACGACGAAGGCGGGCTGCGCGAGGTGATCGAGCGGTTCGTGCTGCGACCCCTGTCGCAGACGCGTACCGAAGGACCGCGGAATCCGGGTTGACGGCCGGGTGTCTTCGACCGAATTGTCCTCGCCGTGCGCGAGCCGCACCGTTTCTCCGGTAGGCGGGGGCCGAGACGAGGGTGGAGCAGGGGCACAGCCAGTCACATCACGCGAGGGAGGGGTAGGGGATGCGCAGGCTTTTCGTGGTCGTGTTGTTGCTGGTCGCCGTGTTCGCGGGGACGACGGGTGCGGGGGCACAGGCGGGCAGGATCGTCGTCTACTCGGCGCTGCCCGATCTGGAGACGTCGATGATCCACCGGGAATTCACGCGCAGGACCGGCATCCAGGTGGAGGCGCTCAGCGTAGCGGCGGCGGGGACGTTGCAAGCGCGGATTCGTGCCGAGAGGGATCGGCCGCGGGCGGATGTCTTCGTCGGTGGGTCGCGGGACTTCCACATCCCGCTCGCCCGGGAGGGCTTGCTCGTCCGGTATCGGTCACCGGTGGCAGCAGAAGCCCGGGTCAGCCCTGCATACCTCGACCCGGACGGATACTGGCACGGCTGGTACCTCGGTGCGCTGGCGATCATCGTCAACGCAGAACGGTGGGACCGAGAACTGGGGCCGCGGGGTGTCCGCAAGCCCACGACCTGGGACGATCTCGTCCGTCCCGAGTTCCGCGGTCAGTTCGTCATGCCGAGCCCGGTGACGACTGGCGGCGGATACATCTTCGTGGCCACGCAGATCTTTCGTCTGGGTGAAGAGCGCGCGTGGACCTACCTGAGGGCGCTGAACACAAACGCCTCGCAGTACACGCCGACCGCTCCCGGCACCATCACCCTGCTGGAGCGAGGCGAGGCCATCGTCGGGATGATGTGGGCGCACGAGGCCATCGGTGCCCGGGCGCTGCGGTTCGCGCCGCTGGAGGTGACCGTGCCGCCCGACAGCGGTTTCGAAGTCGGCGCGGTGTCCATCCTCCGCGGCACCCGCAACCTGGAAGGCGCGCGGGCCTACGTCGACTTCCTGATGAGCCGCACGCCCCAGGAGATCAACGCGCGGTTCGGCTTCCGTTACCCCGTGCGGGCCGACGTCAGCGTGCCAGCCGGAGCGACGCCGTTCGCCCAGTTGCGCTTCGTGCGTTACGACCTCGAGTGGGCGATCCAAAACCAAACGAGGATACGGGAGCAATGGACCCGCGACATCGGACGCTGAGCGGGGCAGCCGAAGCTCCGAGATGACGACTTGGATTCACCCGGGCCGGCTCGCGGCGCGCCTGCGGGCCGACCCGGGCCTTGCGATCGCGTTCGGCGCTGCGGCCGCCGTCCTCGGCGCGTTCGTCCTCTACCCGGCGTTCCGCGTGCTCGTCTATCCGTCGTGGCAGGACTACCTCGCCATCCCCCACAGCGTCCGGTGGGTGCAGGCAGCCCGAAACAGTCTGCTGATGATGGTTCTGTCGACAGCGACCGCGACGTTGCTGGGGTTCGTGTTCGCCTTCGCGACGACCCGTATCGACGTACCGGGCAGGCGGTTCTTCCGCACCGTCGCGATGCTCCCCCTGTTCGCACCACCGTTCATGGTCGCCTTCGCCTACATCCTGATGTTCGGCCGTCAGGGCCTGATCACGCGCACGCTGCTGGGCCTGGACGTCAACATCTTCGGCTGGTGGGGATTGTGGCTGGTCCAGACGATCGCGTTCTTCCCCCTCGCCATGCTGATCATCGCGGGGGTGCTGGATGCGGTGAACCCGAGTCTGGAGCATGCAGCCCGCAACCTGGGGGCCGACGAGTGGGAGGTCCTGCGCACCGTATCGGTTCCCCTGATCCGGCCCGGCGTCGCTGGCGCGATGCTGGTCGTCGCCATCTCCGTTCTCGCCGACTTCGGCAACGCGGTGATCATCGCGGGTGGATTCCCCCTACTGGCGACCGAGGCGTGGTTTCGCATGGAGGGCATGGGCGACCTCAGGGGGGCTGCGCTCGTCGTGGCGATGCTGCTGGTCCCCAGCCTGACGCTGTTCTTGCTGGAGCGGTACTGGGTCAGCCGGCGGGTGTACGTCACCGTGACCGGTCGGGGCTCCCGCCTAGAACACCCACCCACACCGCCCCTGTTCAAGTGGGCGGCGTTCGCCGTCTGCGCCCTCGCCGCGCTGATGGTGCTGCTCGTTTACTTTGGGGTCGTGGCGGGTGCGGTGACCGCGGTATGGGGCCGCGACTGGTCACCGACACTGGACCACTGGCGCCTGGCCACCGACCGCATCGACACGTTGTGGACCAGCGTGCGGATCGGGGCCCTGGCTGGTGCGGGGACTGCCGCCGTCGCCGTGCTGGTGGCATTCTTGACTTCTCGGGCCCTGCCGGGGCGCCAGATCCTCGACTTCCTGGCGGTGCTGCCCGGTGCGCTGCCCGGAGTCTTCGTGGGGGTCGGCTTTGTGCTGGCGTTCAATCCAACGCCGCTGGGCGGCAGCCTCTGGTTGCTCGCGATCGCCCTGGCCTTCTGGCACTTGCCGATGGGATATCAGGCCGCGCGCGCCCGCTTCCAGCAGATCGACCGCTCGATCGAGGAGGCGGCGGCGAATCTGGGTGCCACGGGGCTGCGGGTGCTGCGGGACGTCTACGTGCCCTTGCTCGTGCGGGCGGTGTTCGACGCGTTCGCGGTATCTTTCATCCGTGCGGTGACCAACGTGAGCATCGTGATCTTCCTGATTGCCCCCGGCCAG is from Armatimonadota bacterium and encodes:
- a CDS encoding Gfo/Idh/MocA family oxidoreductase encodes the protein MPLGIGILGAGFMGGIHARILRTDDRVRLVGIADTVAAAAERLAAEVDSRALPSFEALLDAGAQALYVCTPNTRHVEPVLRALEAGLHVFSEKPMATSLADAQKIREAARHARGVYQLGFNRRFAGVYRFARRLIEQGRLRPLVAQMKHNRGELRHPPWTSEVAVTGGYLYETPVHLLDMARHLLGEVVEVQGLARQSVYGEPDGFVMLLRHESGVIASLTSVAHASWLFPYERVEIYGEHCAVVTEGVERVTFSPGAHEAAEALDCLAVPFEQKWGYAEEDRSFIDAVLGRSPPPVTAEDGYRATELVEACYRAVRTEQPVRLPLAEG
- a CDS encoding iron ABC transporter permease — encoded protein: MTTWIHPGRLAARLRADPGLAIAFGAAAAVLGAFVLYPAFRVLVYPSWQDYLAIPHSVRWVQAARNSLLMMVLSTATATLLGFVFAFATTRIDVPGRRFFRTVAMLPLFAPPFMVAFAYILMFGRQGLITRTLLGLDVNIFGWWGLWLVQTIAFFPLAMLIIAGVLDAVNPSLEHAARNLGADEWEVLRTVSVPLIRPGVAGAMLVVAISVLADFGNAVIIAGGFPLLATEAWFRMEGMGDLRGAALVVAMLLVPSLTLFLLERYWVSRRVYVTVTGRGSRLEHPPTPPLFKWAAFAVCALAALMVLLVYFGVVAGAVTAVWGRDWSPTLDHWRLATDRIDTLWTSVRIGALAGAGTAAVAVLVAFLTSRALPGRQILDFLAVLPGALPGVFVGVGFVLAFNPTPLGGSLWLLAIALAFWHLPMGYQAARARFQQIDRSIEEAAANLGATGLRVLRDVYVPLLVRAVFDAFAVSFIRAVTNVSIVIFLIAPGQVVATFVILNMIQNNIWGAAAALTTMLLLLTFAAIGATWLGAGRVLRTSPMG
- a CDS encoding extracellular solute-binding protein, translating into MRRLFVVVLLLVAVFAGTTGAGAQAGRIVVYSALPDLETSMIHREFTRRTGIQVEALSVAAAGTLQARIRAERDRPRADVFVGGSRDFHIPLAREGLLVRYRSPVAAEARVSPAYLDPDGYWHGWYLGALAIIVNAERWDRELGPRGVRKPTTWDDLVRPEFRGQFVMPSPVTTGGGYIFVATQIFRLGEERAWTYLRALNTNASQYTPTAPGTITLLERGEAIVGMMWAHEAIGARALRFAPLEVTVPPDSGFEVGAVSILRGTRNLEGARAYVDFLMSRTPQEINARFGFRYPVRADVSVPAGATPFAQLRFVRYDLEWAIQNQTRIREQWTRDIGR
- a CDS encoding Cof-type HAD-IIB family hydrolase, which codes for MIDKRDGFYRLIVADIDGTLVTSDRRIPVAVADAVRRAQSRGVRVCLATGRIWRSAQPYVRAMGADPPVILYNGGLVYDFVRDEVLRRVPLDPQHAALALGLLQRFPRVRPHLYVDDRVLVDRRDEVTQAYERKDGLRVEEVGDLLPFAAEQPMKILIIGPRDALVEVDRAIASLRVPVQAVFSEQTYLEILPFGSSKGAALATVADRLGVPLEETIAVGDNFNDLTMIEAAGLGVAMGNAPAELRERADFVTASNDEGGLREVIERFVLRPLSQTRTEGPRNPG